A region of Coturnix japonica isolate 7356 chromosome 15, Coturnix japonica 2.1, whole genome shotgun sequence DNA encodes the following proteins:
- the P2RX2 gene encoding P2X purinoceptor 2 — protein sequence MGPGCWRAVSSYSSPQVVVVRDGRLGTAYRALQLLVLLYFIGYVFIVQKGYQERETGPESSVITKVKGVTQSPSKVWDVGEYVDPPEGGSSFSILTRVEVSAAQAMGTCHEGPSAPCHSEQDCVSGTMDASQHGVRTGHCVPWGSGRSCEVLAWCPLHVGSNSESLAEMAAQFTILIKNHIRFPRFGFSKANIQAAESHYLKSCTFNATSALYCPIFRLGFLAEQAGEDFAVLAEKGGVIGVIISWDCNLDLPEMECNPRYSFRRLDPKGALASPGYNYRFAKYYIWNGTCTRVLTKAYGIRVDVIVQGQAGKFSLIPTVITLATALTSVGLGSFLCDWVLLCCMDKERRYSSRKYEQVPVG from the exons ATGGGGCCGGGCTGCTGGAGGGCGGTGAGCAGCTATTCCAGCCCgcaggtggtggtggtgcgGGACGGGCGGCTCGGCACCGCGTATCGAGcgctgcagctcctggtgctgctctACTTCATCGG GTATGTGTTCATCGTGCAGAAGGGATACCAGGAGCGAGAAACGGGCCCGGAGAGCTCCGTCATCACCAAGGTGAAGGGCGTGACGCAGTCACCGAGCAAGGTCTGGGATGTTGGGGAGTACGTGGACCCCCCCGAG GGTGGGAGCAGCTTCAGCATCCTCACACGGGTGGAGGTGAGCGCTGCCCAGGCCATGGGGACGTGCCACGAG GGTCCCAGCGCTCCATGCCACTCAGAGCAGGACTGTGTCTCTGGGACCATGGATGCATCCCAGCACG GTGTGAGGACGGGGCACTGTGTGCCCTGGGGCAGTGGGAGGAGCTGTGAGGTGCTGGCCTGGTGCCCTCTCCATGTAGGCAGCAACAG CGAGTCCTTGGCGGAGATGGCAGCGCAGTTCACCATCCTCATCAAGAACCACATCCGCTTCCCCCGCTTTGGCTTCTCCAA GGCCAACATTCAGGCTGCCGAGAGCCACTACCTGAAGAGCTGCACCTTCAATGCCACCTCTGCTCTGTACTGCCCCATCTTCAGGCTGGGCTTCCTGGCTGAGCAGGCAGGCGAGGACTTTGCAGTGCTGGCTGAGAAG GGTGGGGTGATTGGCGTCATCATCAGCTGGGACTGCAACCTGGATCTGCCTGAAATGGAATGCAACCCACGCTACTCCTTCCGCCGCCTCGACCCTAAAGGGGCTTTGGCATCCCCAGGCTACAACTACAG GTTTGCCAAGTACTACATCTGGAACGGGACCTGTACGCGGGTGCTGACAAAGGCCTATGGGATCCGTGTGGATGTGATTGTGCAAGGCCAGGCAGGGAAGTTCAGCCTGATCCCCACAGTCATCACATTGGCCACTGCACTCACCTCGGTGGGGCTG GGCTCCTTCCTTTGCgactgggtgctgctgtgctgcatggacAAGGAGCGGCGgtacagcagcaggaaatatGAGCAGGTACCAGTGGGCTGA
- the INPP5J gene encoding phosphatidylinositol 4,5-bisphosphate 5-phosphatase A: protein MERGRRGSAELGPAALGSRPVSPRSPSPAVAPPALLVPFGPEGPAPPPAARRSSRPDAVAFEPFPSRPPPDGAQPGCGRTDERVPGRAAQPPVLDVGRAQPEPLPVPALLPLGPGVPSGRTSVLGPELGPAEHNVPGKPLPKAESSDHISAWAAPRAVGLPKAVSSEFLSAGRIGLGKAVALAKPEPEELPLFGRCGATLSPTSSGGSSDALLGCAGTAAEDGAFRITVVTWNVGTAMPPSDVTSLLHLNTGETNDADMIAIGLQEVNSKINKRLKDALFTDQWSELFMDVLSPFHFVLVSTVRMQGVILLVFAKYYHLPFLQDIQTDCTRTGLGGYWGNKGGVSVRLSIFGHMVCFLNCHLPAHLEKAEQRKEDFATILHMQQFEGTAASGILDHDLVFWFGDLNFRIESLDIRFVKYAIDSNILSQLWEKDQLNIAKSTWPVLNGFQEGPLNFPPTFKFDVGTNKYDSSAKKRKPAWTDRILWKIKSPSSGLGGRRPSRGVLSVSQLCYCSHMEYTVSDHKPVAAIFAVQFPYKADNPLVEIYVADEWIRPEQAVVKYRMAAGFHRSSWDWIGLYRVGFRHPKDYVSYVWARSDDGERCVEKQLCAQVMFSEEALPKGKGEYILGYYSNTSSSIVGVTEPFQISLPRSEEGSSPTDSSGSSSEEEDDSTLVLLAPKSRSPSPGKMKRHRSRSPSLAKFQGLILRPSSRDRGTSRSPSPQSRRGLTGDIPAIHLPQLELGRRGSKAKESGQVVNSQEGSPGSFYQTVQPCSVRRAAVDNPLARADPRNLGLLPALRLETIDQAMGRRRESADQGYPCRRMSPTSPPCSTSPKEGGSPRELDGYSCTMGR, encoded by the exons ATGGAGCGGGGCCGGCGGGGCAGCGCGGAGCTGGGCCCGGCCGCACTGGGCTCCAGGCCCGTGTCCCCGCGCAGCCCCTCGCCCGCCGTGGCCCCCCCCGCTCTGCTCGTCCCGTTCGGCCCCGagggcccggccccgccgcccgccgcgcGCAGGAGCTCCCGACCCGACGCCGTCGCCTTCGAGCCGTTCCCCTCGCGCCCGCCGCCCGACGGAGCCCAGCCCGGCTGCGGCCGGACCGACGAGCGGGtaccgggccgggccgcgcaGCCCCCGGTGCTGGACGTGGGCAGGGCCCAGCCCGAGCCGCTCCCGGTGCCCGCTTTGCTGCCCCTCGGGCCGGGCGTCCCATCGGGCCGAACCTCGGTGCTGGGCCCGGAGCTCGGCCCCGCGGAGCACAACGTCCCCGGGAAGCCGCTGCCCAAAGCCGAGTCCAGCGATCACATCTCGGCCTGGGCGGCCCCTcgagctgtggggctgcccaaAGCCGTGTCCAGCGAGTTCCTGTCCGCCGGCCGCATCGGGCTGGGCAAAGCGGTGGCCCTCGCTAAGCCGGAGCCCGAGGAGCTGCCCCTGTTCGGGAGGTGCGGGGCGACCCTCAGCCCTACGAGCTCCGGAGGATCCTCTGATGCTCTGCTGGGCTGCGCGGGGACGGCTGCGGAGGATGGAGCGTTCCG CATCACAGTGGTCACCTGGAACGTGGGCACAGCCATGCCCCCCAGCGATGTGACGTCGCTGTTGCATCTCAACACGGGCGAGACGAATGATGCAGACATGATTGCCATTGG gctgcaggaggtgaACTCCAAGATAAACAAACGCCTGAAGGACGCCCTGTTCACAGATCAGTGGAGCGAGCTCTTCATGGATGTCCTGAGCCCCTTCCACTTTGTGTTG GTCAGCACAGTGCGGATGCAAGGTGTGATCCTGCTGGTGTTTGCCAAGTACTACCACCTCCCCTTCCTGCAGGACATCCAGACAGACTGCACTAGGACAGGGCTGGGCGGCTACTGG GGCAACAAAGGAGGGGTGAGCGTCCGCCTGTCCATCTTTGGGCACATGGTGTGCTTCCTCAACTGCCACCTGCCAGCACACCTGGAGAAGGCGGAGCAGCGCAAGGAGGACTTTGCCACCATCCTGCACATGCAGCAGTTTGAGGGAACGGCAGCCAGTGGCATCTTGGACCATGA CCTCGTCTTCTGGTTTGGGGATCTCAATTTCCGCATTGAGAGTCTCGACATCCGCTTCGTCAAATACGCCATTGACAGCAACATCCTGAGCCAGCTCTGGGAGAAGGACCAG ctgaaCATTGCCAAGAGCACCTGGCCTGTCCTGAACGGCTTTCAGGAGGGACCCCTCAACTTCCCCCCCACATTCAAGTTTGATGTGGGCACCAACAAGTACGACAGCAG tgcCAAGAAGAGAAAACCCGCCTGGACTGACCGCATCCTTTGGAAGATCAAATctcccagctctgggctgggcGGGCGCCGGCCCAGCAGGGGTGTGCTGTCGGTGAGCCAGCTCTGCTACTGCAGCCACATGGAGTACACGGTCAGCGACCACAAGCCGGTAGCTGCCATCTTTGCCGTGCAG TTTCCTTACAAGGCAGACAACCCTCTGGTGGAGATCTATGTGGCTGATGAGTGGATCAGGCCTGAACAAGCAGTTGTCAAGTACAGGATGGCTGCTGGCTTCCACCGGAGCTCCTGGGACTGGATTGGCCTCTACCGG GTGGGTTTTCGGCATCCCAAAGACTATGTGTCCTATGTTTGGGCCAGGAGCGATGATGGAGAGCGCTGTGTAGAGAagcagctgtgtgcacag GTGATGTTCTCAGAGGAAGCGCTGCCCAAAGGGAAGGGGGAATACATCCTCGGCTACTACAGCAACACCTCCAGCAGCATCGTGGGTGTGACAGAGCCCTTCCAG ATCTCCCTGCCTAGATCCGAGGAGGGCAGCAGCCCTACGGACAGCTcgggcagcagctcagaggaggaggatgaCAGCACACTTGTCCTGCTGGCCCCCAAATCCCGCAGCCCCAGCCCGGGCAAGATGAAGCGGCACCGGAGCCGCAGTCCCAGCCTGGCCAAGTTCCAGGGTCTCATCCTGCGCCCATCGAGCCGTGATCGGGGCACCAGCAGGAGCCCCTCGCCCCAGAGCCGCCGTGGCCTCACCGGGGACATCCCTGCCATCCACCTGCCCCAGTTGGAGCTGGGACGCCGTGGATCCAAAGCCAAGGAATCGGGGCAGGTGGTCAACAGCCAGGAGGGCAGCCCGGGCTCCTTCTACCAGACTGTGCAGCCATGCAGTGTCCGGCGTGCTGCTGTTGACAACCCTCTGGCCAGGGCTGACCCCAGGAATCTGGGCCTGCTGCCTGCGCTCCGCCTGGAAACCATTGACCAAGCCATGGGCCGACGGCGGGAGAGTGCAGACCAGGGCTACCCCTGCCGCAGGATGAGCCCCAccagccctccctgcagcacctccccaaAGGAAGGGGGCAGCCCCCGGGAGTTGGATGGTTACAGCTGTACCATGGGGCGCTGA
- the PLA2G3 gene encoding group 3 secretory phospholipase A2 — translation MWARAVLAGAALLAACARAWPVGALCAKREAAGGARYAAFLSAGTGQPALLEGAWGARGKLRGCWVRREPRAIRAFLASCARRPPAAPAPALRRDVAALWRRRAACAEPATHRGTRRMRRGWTVPGTLWCGAGDSAGNSSELGLFRGPDRCCREHDRCGAQIAALQFNFGIRNYRPHTVSHCDCDAAFRRCLRALNDTISDLIGVTFFDLLEVPCFVLRRAEQCVRWHWWGGCERYEVVPVATMVRQSPYGTAAPAAVGSNTCAAEPGAVGAAERCEAAPGSAAGGRSGLGRLCRAYRHLDRCEHRIAPREAKYGLRNGGARTLFHCNCTRRMVRSLRRTKGPGGAEPPLLAESIAVRCFVLEPQPECGAERPSGSCVTAARAVLLPARHLRTALRRGGAERRERNAQESGGDALYERCRRVALEQGMGAPQQPEPR, via the exons ATGTGGGCGCGCGCGGTGCTGGCGGGAGCGGCGCTGCTGGCCGCGTGCGCGCGCGCCTGGCCCGTGGGAGCGCTGTGCGCTAAACGGGAGGCGGCGGGAGGCGCGCGCTACGCGGCCTTCCTGAGCGCGGGAACGGGGCAGCCCGCGCTGTTGGAGGGCGCGTGGGGCGCGCGCGGGAAGCTGCGGGGCTGCTGGGTGCGGAGGGAACCACGCGCCATCCGCGCTTTCCTCGCCTCCTGCgcgcgccgcccgcccgccgctcCCGCGCCCGCGCTGCGCCGGGACGTGGCCGCGCTGTGGCGGCGCAGGGCGGCGTGCGCAGAGCCCGCAACGCACCGCGGGACACGGAGGATGCGGAGGGGTTGGACGGTGCCGGGGACGTTGTGGTGCGGGGCCGGGGATTCGGCCGGGAACTCCTCCGAGCTGG GTCTGTTCCGCGGCCCCGACCGCTGCTGCCGGGAGCACGATCGGTGCGGGGCGCAGATCGCCGCGCTGCAGTTCAACTTCGGCATCCGCAACTACCGCCCGCACACCGTCAGCCACTGCGACTGCGACGCCGCGTTCCGCCGCTGCCTGCGGGCCCTGAACGACACCATCTCCGACCTCATCGGAGTCACCTTCTTCGACCTCCTGGAGGTGCCGTGCTTCGTGCTGCGGCGCGCCGAGCAGTGCGTGCGCTGGCACTGGTGGGGCGG GTGCGAGCGGTACGAGGTGGTGCCGGTGGCCACGATGGTGCGGCAGAGTCCCTACGGCACCGCGGCACCTGCGGCCGTCGGGAGCAACACGTGCGCCGCGGAGCCCGGAGCCGTGGGAGCGGCGGAGCGGTGTGAGGCCGCCCCGGGGAGCGCCGCGGGAGGACGGAGCG GGCTGGGGAGGCTGTGCAGAGCTTATCGGCACCTGGATCGCTGCGAGCACCGCATCGCGCCCCGCGAGGCGAAGTACGGACTGCGGAACGGCGGTGCGCGGACGCTGTTCCACTGTAACTGCACCCGCAG GATGGTGCGGTCCCTGCGCAGGACGAAGGGCCCCGGAGGCGCCGAGCCGCCCCTCCTGGCCGAAAGCATCGCCGTGCGCTGCTTCGTGTTGGAACCGCAGCCCGAGTGCGGAGCGGAGCGACCGAGCGG cagctgtgtCACCGCAGCCCGGGCCGTGCTGCTGCCCGCACGGCACCTGAGGACCGCGCTGCGGCGCGGCGGTGCTGAGCGAAGGGAGAGGAACGCGCAGGAGAGCGGCGGTGATGCCTTGTACGAACGGTGCCGGCGGGTGGCCCTGGAACAGGGGATGGGAGCCCCGCAACAACCCGAGCCCCGCTGA
- the SELENOM gene encoding selenoprotein M isoform X1: MRRAVLVVLLLMAAGGERRPPRGLARGKVETCGGURLSRLPEVKAFVSQDIPLYHNLEMKHLPGADPELVLLSFRYEELERIPLSDMTREEINQLVQELGFYRKETPEAPVPEEFQFAPAKPLPTLMPRRAPAADSKTLSEQDKKDRPDL; encoded by the exons ATGCGGCGGGCGGTgctggttgtgctgctgctgatggcgGCGGGGGGCGAACGGCGACCACCACGGGGGTTGGCGAGGGGTAAAGTGGAG ACGTGCGGTGGGTGACGGCTGAGCCGGCTGCCGGAG GTGAAGGCCTTCGTCAGCCAGGACATCCCGCTGTA CCATAACCTGGAGATGAAGCACCTGCCCGGCGCCGACCCTGAGCTCGTGCTGCTTAGCTTCAGATATGAGGAGCTGGAG AGAATCCCCCTGAGCGACATGACCCGGGAGGAGATCAACCAGCTGGTGCAGGAGCTGGGCTTCTACCGCAAGGAGACTCCCGAAGCTCCTGTGCCTGAGGAGTTCCAGTTTGCCCCTGCCAAGCCACTGCCCACCCTAATGCCCcgcagagctcctgcagctgacagcaAGACCCTGTCTGAACAGGACAAGAAGGACCGCCCAGACCTGTAA
- the SELENOM gene encoding selenoprotein M isoform X2, producing MRRAVLVVLLLMAAGGERRPPRGLARGKVEVKAFVSQDIPLYHNLEMKHLPGADPELVLLSFRYEELERIPLSDMTREEINQLVQELGFYRKETPEAPVPEEFQFAPAKPLPTLMPRRAPAADSKTLSEQDKKDRPDL from the exons ATGCGGCGGGCGGTgctggttgtgctgctgctgatggcgGCGGGGGGCGAACGGCGACCACCACGGGGGTTGGCGAGGGGTAAAGTGGAG GTGAAGGCCTTCGTCAGCCAGGACATCCCGCTGTA CCATAACCTGGAGATGAAGCACCTGCCCGGCGCCGACCCTGAGCTCGTGCTGCTTAGCTTCAGATATGAGGAGCTGGAG AGAATCCCCCTGAGCGACATGACCCGGGAGGAGATCAACCAGCTGGTGCAGGAGCTGGGCTTCTACCGCAAGGAGACTCCCGAAGCTCCTGTGCCTGAGGAGTTCCAGTTTGCCCCTGCCAAGCCACTGCCCACCCTAATGCCCcgcagagctcctgcagctgacagcaAGACCCTGTCTGAACAGGACAAGAAGGACCGCCCAGACCTGTAA